Proteins from one Pontibacter korlensis genomic window:
- a CDS encoding NifU family protein yields the protein MAATNVDQDFMLRIESALDQIRPYLEADGGNVKVLEVTDEMVLKLELLGACGSCPMSTMTLKAGVEQSVLKAIPEIRAVEAVNVAPSAV from the coding sequence ATGGCAGCCACAAACGTAGATCAGGATTTCATGCTCCGCATCGAATCAGCTCTCGACCAGATTAGACCTTACCTAGAGGCCGATGGCGGGAATGTAAAGGTGCTAGAGGTAACAGACGAGATGGTGCTGAAACTGGAACTGTTGGGTGCCTGCGGCTCATGCCCTATGTCCACCATGACATTGAAGGCTGGCGTGGAACAGTCGGTGTTAAAGGCGATTCCAGAAATCAGAGCTGTAGAAGCTGTCAACGTGGCTCCTTCTGCCGTTTAA